Genomic segment of Mycolicibacterium psychrotolerans:
GGGACCGACATCCTGAACGACGGCGGCGTGATCGCCTCGATGACCGAACGTGCCCGTAGGGCCGCCGCCGGTTAGCGGACCCCGGGCGGTTCGGATCCCGGGCTGGTCGGTACCGCTGTTCTTCGTCGTCGGCGCGGTATCCCAGTACGCCGGCGCCGCGGTCGGTGTGACGCTGTTCGAGACGACGGAGCCGTCGACGGTGGCGTGGCTGCGCGCGGCGGGCGCCGCGGCGGTGCTGCTCGTGTGGCGACGGCCGTGGCGGCGACGCTGGACCCGGCCCGCGCTGCGCGCGGCGGCGATGTTCGGGATCGTCACGCTGGCGATGAACGTGGCGTTCTACGAGGCGATCGCCCGGATTCCGCTGGGCACGGCCGTCGCCATCGAGTTCACCGGCCCGGTGGCCGTCGCGGTGCTCGGTTCCCGCCGGCCGCGCGACTACGCCGCCGCCGTGCTGGTCGGCGCCGGGGTCTACCTGCTCGCGGGCGCACAGACCGGGGTCGACGGTGCCGGTGTGGCGTTCGCCCTGCTCGCCGCCGCCCTGTGGGCGGGCTACATCCTGCTCGGCAAGCGCGTCGCCGACGCCGGGGCCGGCATCGACTCCCTGGCCGTCGGCATGGCCGTCGCGGCCCTGCTGTCGGCGCCGGTGCTGCTCGGCGCGCAGGGCGTGATCGACGCGTCGGTGTTGACGGAGCCCCGCACCTGGCTCTTGGGCGCCGGGGTGGGGGTGCTCTCCAGTGCGATCCCGTACGCGCTGGACCAACCGGTGCTGGCCCGCGTCGGGCGCGCCCGCTTCGCGCTGCTGCTCGCGATGCTTCCCGCCACCGCCGCGGTGGTCGGCGCGGTGGCCCTGGCCCAGCGGCCCGACGGGGCGGAGATCGCCGGCATCGCGCTGGTGATGGCCGCGCTCGCGCTCAGCGCCCGGGCGGCGCGCCGCGGCGGCGGCCTCGACGGCAGAATCGACCCATGAGCTGCTGCCACTGGAAGTTCGATACCGCGTTCACCGTCGACGCTTCCCGCATCACGTTCGGCCGGGGCTGTGTGCGCGAAGTCGGCGACCGCGCCACGGCGCTGGGCATGGGTCGGGTGGCGCTGTTCTCCGACGCCTCGGTCGCCCGGCTCGAGTTCTTCGACACGGCGCTGCGGTCGCTGCGCGACGCCGGACTCGACGTCGTCACCTACACCGAGGCAAGCGTCGAGCCGACCGACGAATCCTTCCGCGCCGCAGCGGCTTTCGTATCCGAGACCCGACCCGACGGGTACGTCTCGGTGGGCGGGGGATCGGTGATCGACACTGCCAAGGCCGCCAACCTGTACGCCACGTATCCGGCGGACTTCGCCGACTACGTCAACGCGCCCATCGGCGCCGCGCGGCCGGTACCGGGCCCGCTGGCGCCGCACATCGCGTGCCCGACGACGTCGGGCACCGGCAGCGAGGTCACCGGCATCGCGATCTTCGACCTGCTCTCCCTGCACGCCAAGACCGGCATCGCGAGCCCGGAGCTGCGGCCCAGTGAAGCGCTGGTCGACCCCGACAGCACCGACACGCTGCCCGGCGAGGTCGTCGCGTGCAGCGGTCTCGACGTGCTCTCCCACGCGTTGGAGTCCTACACGGCCCGGCCGTTCACCCGGCGTGCCGCGCCCGCGCAGCCCGGCCGGCGGCCGATGAGCCAGGGCGCCAACCCGTGGAGCGACCTGGGCAGCCGCGAGGCGCTCGGACTGCTGGGCCGCTACCTCGAACGCGCCGTCACCGACGCCGCCGACCGGGAGGCGCGCGAACAGACCATGTGGGCGGCGACGCTGGCAGGTATCGCGTTCGGCAATGCGGGCGTGCACATTCCGCACGCGATGGCCTACGCCGTGGCCGGTCAGGTGCGGGACTTCCACCCGTCGGGATATCCCGGCGACGGGCCCATCGTGCCGCACGGCATGTCGGTGATCCTCAACGCCCCGGCCGCCTTCCGCCTCACCGCCCCCGCGGATCCGGCCCGGCACCTGGCCGCCGCCGGCCATCTCGGCGCCGACGTGGCGGGTGCCGCCGACGCCGACGCGGGCCCGGTGCTGGCCGATCACCTGGTGCGCATCATGCGCGCGGTCGGCATGCCCGACGGACTCGCCGGCGTCGGCTACGCCGAATCGGATGCCACCGCGCTGGCGGCCGGCGCCTGGCCGCAGCAGCGGCTGCTCGGCAACGCGCCCATCGACGTCGATGAAGCATTGCTGGCCAACACCTTTCGGCACGCTCTGCGGTACTGGTGAGGACGGCCATGACCACCGAACGTGCCGACGACTACCGGTACTTCCTGCCGATCACCACGCGCTGGATGGACAACGACGTGTACGGCCACGTCAACAACGTCACCTACTACAGCTACTTCGACACCGTCGCCAACCACTTCCTGATCGCCGAGGGTGGCCTCGACATCCACACCTCACCGGTCATCGCGCTGGTGGTGGAGTCGACGTGTGCCTACCGCGCCCCGGCCGCCTACCCCGACGCGCTGCGCGCCGGGCTGCGCGTGGACGCGCTGTCGCGCCGATCGGTGACGTGGGGCGTGGCGATCTTCGGAGCCGACGGCGACGAGCCGCTGGCGCACGGCCGCTTCGTGCACGTCTTCGTCGACCGCGAGCACCGCAAGGCGGTACCGATCCCGGACGGGATCCGCACCGCGCTGGAATCTATTGTCGCGCAACCGCAATGAGGTCGGCCACCTCGGCTGCGGCCCGCGCTGCGGCGGGCTCCTCCGACGGGGCGTAGCGGTCCGCCGCCGCGTCGTAGCGCGCCCCGGCGATCGCGCCGTGATCGGTGTCGAGTTCGACGACGCGCACCGGCCAGCCGACCGCCTCCAACTCACCGGCGAAGGACCGGCTGACCTCGAGCGGCACCACGTCGTCGGCGCGGCCGTGCAGCAGGGTGAACGGCGCCCCCGGCCGCGCCCCCGGCAGCGCGGCGGTCGATGGTCGGCCGCTGATCGGGTCCGCCACCATGAAGGCCCCGGCCAGACAGACGGTGTGGCCGAGCACGATGCCGAGACGCTCCGCCGCGAGCGTCAGCCCCGCGGCGGCCGCGCCGCCCAAGGACCACCCGACGAGCGTCAGCCGGTCCGGCTCGGTGGACCAACCGCGGACATGCTCGACCGAGGCCAGCAGATCCGCGCGACCGCCGTCGGGCGCATGCGAATCCCAGTCGGGCGCCACCACTCCGAACCCGCGCTGCTCGAGTGCCTCGGCGAGCCGGCGCACGGTGGCGCGGGCGTCGGTCTGGGTGCCGTGCCACAGCAGCAGCGACGGGTCCGACGGTGCGCCGTACACGTCGGCGTGCCGGTGCGGGGCGTACTCCACGGTGTCCATCGGGCCGGGCTCAGACGATGCCGGATTCGCTCGGCTCTTCGCGGGCGGGCCTGCTGGTGAGGTGTTCGAGGACGCCGGTGACCTCGAGGATCCTCTGCAGCTGGGCGGGCCGGTGGTCCAGATGCAGGTGCACGCCGGCGGTGGAGGTGCTGCGGTGGATCAGCAGCAGGCCCGACAGCCCGGCCGAATCACAGAACGTCAGGTCGGCGAAGTCGAGGTGCAGGTCGGTCACCGCCGGTCCGGCGAGCGCCTCGGACACGGCCGCGATCAGCTCGCCGGTGCTCTGGTAGTCGAGGTCGCCGCCGACGCCCAGCGTCAGGGCCGTGCCGTCGGTGCTCAGCGTCAGGTTCATGCGCTCGCCGCCTCGTCGATCGGGGCCGGGCGCAGCGCGCTACGGGCTGCGGCCAGCAGGCGTTGGGCCCGCGGAAACTCCGACAGCTGCGTCGCCAGAGAATGCAGCGCCGGATGCAACGAGGCCGACGGGACACCGCGGGCGGTGAGGATGTCGGCCGTCCAGGTGACGAAGTCGACGAACAGCGCGTCGTCGTCGGTGTACAGGGCGGTGGCGAGGAAGTCGACGGTGTGCGCGATGTCTTCGGTCGTGTGCTGCCGCTGCGCGTCGGTGTAGTCGCGCATCGCGGGGAACTGCTGCTCCAGGTCGGCGATCGTCGCCTTGACCAGCTGGCCGGCCGTCGCGCTGACCATCGTGTACTCCTGGTCGGCCAGATGGGGGAGGTCGTCGATGGGCTGATGCGGCCGGCCCGCCGCGTGCCGCGGCA
This window contains:
- a CDS encoding STAS domain-containing protein encodes the protein MNLTLSTDGTALTLGVGGDLDYQSTGELIAAVSEALAGPAVTDLHLDFADLTFCDSAGLSGLLLIHRSTSTAGVHLHLDHRPAQLQRILEVTGVLEHLTSRPAREEPSESGIV
- a CDS encoding EamA family transporter; its protein translation is MPVGPPPVSGPRAVRIPGWSVPLFFVVGAVSQYAGAAVGVTLFETTEPSTVAWLRAAGAAAVLLVWRRPWRRRWTRPALRAAAMFGIVTLAMNVAFYEAIARIPLGTAVAIEFTGPVAVAVLGSRRPRDYAAAVLVGAGVYLLAGAQTGVDGAGVAFALLAAALWAGYILLGKRVADAGAGIDSLAVGMAVAALLSAPVLLGAQGVIDASVLTEPRTWLLGAGVGVLSSAIPYALDQPVLARVGRARFALLLAMLPATAAVVGAVALAQRPDGAEIAGIALVMAALALSARAARRGGGLDGRIDP
- a CDS encoding alpha/beta fold hydrolase, whose amino-acid sequence is MDTVEYAPHRHADVYGAPSDPSLLLWHGTQTDARATVRRLAEALEQRGFGVVAPDWDSHAPDGGRADLLASVEHVRGWSTEPDRLTLVGWSLGGAAAAGLTLAAERLGIVLGHTVCLAGAFMVADPISGRPSTAALPGARPGAPFTLLHGRADDVVPLEVSRSFAGELEAVGWPVRVVELDTDHGAIAGARYDAAADRYAPSEEPAAARAAAEVADLIAVARQ
- a CDS encoding hydroxyacid-oxoacid transhydrogenase produces the protein MSCCHWKFDTAFTVDASRITFGRGCVREVGDRATALGMGRVALFSDASVARLEFFDTALRSLRDAGLDVVTYTEASVEPTDESFRAAAAFVSETRPDGYVSVGGGSVIDTAKAANLYATYPADFADYVNAPIGAARPVPGPLAPHIACPTTSGTGSEVTGIAIFDLLSLHAKTGIASPELRPSEALVDPDSTDTLPGEVVACSGLDVLSHALESYTARPFTRRAAPAQPGRRPMSQGANPWSDLGSREALGLLGRYLERAVTDAADREAREQTMWAATLAGIAFGNAGVHIPHAMAYAVAGQVRDFHPSGYPGDGPIVPHGMSVILNAPAAFRLTAPADPARHLAAAGHLGADVAGAADADAGPVLADHLVRIMRAVGMPDGLAGVGYAESDATALAAGAWPQQRLLGNAPIDVDEALLANTFRHALRYW
- a CDS encoding acyl-CoA thioesterase; amino-acid sequence: MTTERADDYRYFLPITTRWMDNDVYGHVNNVTYYSYFDTVANHFLIAEGGLDIHTSPVIALVVESTCAYRAPAAYPDALRAGLRVDALSRRSVTWGVAIFGADGDEPLAHGRFVHVFVDREHRKAVPIPDGIRTALESIVAQPQ